The Glycine max cultivar Williams 82 chromosome 12, Glycine_max_v4.0, whole genome shotgun sequence genome window below encodes:
- the LOC100789706 gene encoding rop guanine nucleotide exchange factor 1 isoform X1, translating to MGSVSSEDGSDRCGSYSLSADVSESESCSSFSARRFDAEGASSSANLSPRPVAAHFNFPPAQVMLPVIGGKDVVVWDHKRDLDLSEQLHFAEVEMMKERFAKLLLGEDMSGGGKGVCTALAISNAITNLSATVFGELWRLEPLAPQKKTMWRREMEWLLCVSDSIVELVPSVQQFPGGGTYEVMATRPRSDLYINLPALKKLDGMLLNMLDGFHDTQFWYVDRGIILGDSKDCDAYGRPSVRQEEKWWLPSPKLPPNGLSEESRKRLQQCRDCTNQILKAAVAINTSVLAEMEIPGAYIESLPKNGKACLGDIIYRYITADQFSPECLLDCLDLSTEHHTLDIANRIEAAIHVWRLKDHKKHLSSAKSRRSWGGKVKGLVADGEKNKNNFLAQRAETLLESLKHRFPGLPQTALDMAKIQYNKDVGQSILESYSRVMESLAFNIMARIDDVLYVDDSIKRCAAADSLSLFSRGGFGGMPIQKRFSPSPFSIQHTPYASPFATPTFCSSTPVTGSPCSPARIHDVKRNAPKEGADSKTEKLATSEFERVWSYAGNLSARRASGDAPERD from the exons ATGGGGAGCGTTTCGTCCGAAGATGGTTCCGACCGTTGTGGGAGTTATAGCCTCAGTGCTGATGTCAGCGAGTCCGAGAGCTGCAGCAGCTTCTCCGCACGCCGCTTCGACGCCGAGGGAGCTTCCAGCTCCGCCAACCTCTCGCCGCGGCCCGTCGCTGCTCACTTTAACTTCCCGCCGGCACAGGTAATGCTTCCCGTCATTGGCGGCAAAGACGTCGTCGTTTGGGATCACAAGCGTGACCTCGATTTGTCGG AGCAATTGCATTTTGCAGAAGtggaaatgatgaaggagaGGTTTGCTAAGCTGCTTCTGGGAGAGGACATGTCTGGAGGCGGAAAAGGGGTGTGTACTGCACTTGCAATCTCCAATGCAATAACTAATCTCTCTG CAACCGTTTTTGGCGAACTGTGGAGGTTGGAGCCACTGGCGCCACAGAAGAAAACCATGTGGCGTAGAGAAATGGAGTGGCTGTTATGTGTGAGTGATTCCATTGTGGAGTTAGTGCCATCTGTGCAGCAGTTTCCTGGGGGTGGAACCTATGAGGTGATGGCCACGCGGCCTCGCTCGGATTTGTATATCAATCTTCCGGCTCTGAAGAAGCTTGATGGGATGCTGCTTAATATGCTTGATGGGTTTCATGACACGCAGTTTTGGTATGTTGACCGGGGAATTATATTGGGTGATTCCAAGGATTGTGATGCCTATGGTAGACCTTCGGTTAGGCAAGAGGAGAAATGGTGGCTTCCCTCTCCCAAGCTTCCCCCAAATGGCTTGTCCGAGGAAAGTAGGAAAAGGTTGCAGCAGTGTAGGGATTGCACCAATCAGATTCTAAAAGCTGCTGTTGCAATTAATACTTCTGTTCTTGCTGAAATGGAAATTCCCGGTGCCTACATTGAGTCCTTGCCCAAG AATGGAAAGGCTTGTCTAGGGGATATAATCTATCGATACATAACGGCAGACCAGTTCTCGCCTGAATGTCTCCTTGATTGCCTGGATCTTTCAACAGAGCACCACACTCTGGATATAGCTAATAGAATTGAGGCTGCTATACATGTATGGAGGCTGAAGGACCATAAGAAACATCTAAGTTCAGCAAAATCCAGACGGTCTTGGGGTGGAAAGGTGAAGGGACTTGTTGCTGATGGTGAGAAGAACAAGAACAACTTTCTTGCCCAACGGGCTGAGACGCTTCTAGAAAGCTTGAAACACAGATTTCCAGGGCTCCCTCAGACTGCACTAGATATGGCCAAAATTCAATATAATAAG GATGTTGGACAGTCTATTCTTGAAAGTTATTCAAGAGTGATGGAGAGCTTGGCCTTTAACATAATGGCCAGGATAGATGATGTCctatatgtagatgatagcatAAAGCGGTGTGCAGCTGCAGATTCTCTCTCGTTGTTCAGCAGGGGAGGTTTTGGAGGCATGCCCATTCAGAAGCGATTCTCTCCTAGTCCCTTCTCAATTCAGCACACCCCATATGCCTCCCCATTTGCAACGCCAACATTTTGTTCCTCCACTCCTGTTACTGGGAGCCCTTGCAGTCCTGCAAGGATACATGATGTGAAAAGGAATGCTCCAAAGGAGGGTGCAGATTCGAAGACTGAAAAGTTGGCCACATCTGAGTTTGAGAGGGTTTGGTCATATGCCGGAAACCTCAGTGCAAGAAGAGCATCTGGCGATGCTCCAGAAAGAGACTGA
- the LOC100793934 gene encoding L-ascorbate oxidase homolog has translation MKLINKPSQLRALFCSILLLLEFAFVAAEDPYRFFDWTITYGDIYPLGVKQQGILINGQFPGPEIYSVTNDNLIINVHNNLTEPFLLSWNGVQQRRNSYQDGVYGTTCPIPPGKNFTYTLQVKDQIGSFFYFPSLAFHKAAGGFGAIKILSRPRIPVPFPDPAGDFSLLIGDWYQINHKKLQSVLDFGHKLPFPQAVLINGRPSGTTFTAIQGKTYRLRISNVGLQNTLNFRIQGHDMKLVEVEGTHTIQTTYSSLDVHVGQSYSVLITADQAPKDYYIVVSTRFTNKILTSTAILHYSNSLQSVSGPIPGGPTTQIDWSIKQARSIRTNLTASGPRPNPQGSYHYGLINISRTITLVSSAAQVNGKQRYAVNSISFRPVDTPLKLADYFNIGRVFQVGSIPDSPSGRPMYLDTSVMGADFRAFVEIVFQNHENIIQSWHIDGYSFWVVGMDGGVWTPNSRNQYNLRDAVSRSTTQVYPKSWTAIYMALDNVGMWNVRSEFWARQYLGQQFYLRVYSPVGSIRDEYPIPKNAILCGKVAGRTTR, from the exons GGTATTCTTATCAATGGCCAATTCCCAGGCCCTGAAATCTATTCCGTTACCAATGACAATTTGATCATTAACGTGCACAATAACTTGACCGAGCCGTTTCTTCTATCATG GAATGGTGTTCAACAAAGGAGAAATTCTTACCAAGATGGAGTTTATGGAACCACATGTCCCATCCCTCCTGGGAAGAACTTCACCTACACACTCCaagtcaaagatcaaattggAAGTTTCTTCTATTTTCCATCTCTTGCTTTCCACAAGGCAGCTGGTGGTTTTGGTGCCATCAAAATCCTTAGCAGGCCAAGGATCCCTGTCCCATTCCCTGACCCAGCTGGTGATTTCTCCCTTCTTATTGGAGATTGGTACCAAATCAATCACAAG AAGCTCCAGAGTGTTCTAGATTTTGGACACAAACTTCCATTCCCTCAAGCCGTTCTCATCAATGGTCGTCCAAGTGGCACAACATTCACAGCTATACAAG GGAAAACATACAGGCTTAGAATATCAAATGTTGGGCTTCAAAACACACTCAACTTTAGGATTCAAGGCCACGACATGAAGTTGGTGGAAGTTGAGGGAACTCACACCATACAAACCACGTATTCCTCGTTAGATGTTCATGTGGGACAATCTTATTCCGTTCTTATCACAGCTGATCAAGCACCCAAGGACTACTACATTGTAGTTTCCACTCGTTTCACTAATAAGATCCTAACAAGCACTGCCATCCTTCACTACAGTAACTCCCTACAATCTGTTTCTGGACCAATTCCCGGTGGCCCAACCACTCAAATCGATTGGTCCATCAAACAAGCTCGTTCTATCAG GACAAACTTGACAGCAAGTGGACCAAGGCCAAATCCACAAGGCTCCTACCACTATGGTTTAATAAACATTAGTAGGACAATTACACTGGTGAGCTCAGCAGCACAAGTGAATGGGAAGCAAAGATACGCAGTGAACAGTATATCATTCAGACCAGTTGACACTCCTTTGAAGCTGGCAGATTACTTCAACATTGGAAGGGTTTTTCAAGTTGGAAGCATACCAGATAGTCCTTCTGGTAGACCTATGTATCTTGACACCTCAGTCATGGGTGCTGATTTTCGAGCCTTTGTCGAGATCGTGTTTCAGAACCATGAAAACATCATCCAAAGCTGGCACATTGATGGATACTCATTTTGGGTTGTAGG AATGGATGGTGGTGTGTGGACACCTAATAGTCGTAACCAATACAACCTCAGAGATGCAGTATCGAGGAGCACCACACAG GTATATCCCAAGTCATGGACCGCAATTTACATGGCATTAGATAATGTGGGTATGTGGAACGTGAGGAGTGAATTTTGGGCACGACAATACCTTGGACAACAATTCTATTTGAGAGTGTATTCACCAGTTGGGTCCATTAGGGATGAATATCCAATTCCTAAGAATGCTATTCTCTGTGGCAAAGTTGCAGGCAGAACAACCAGATGA
- the LOC100789706 gene encoding rop guanine nucleotide exchange factor 1 isoform X2 encodes MGSVSSEDGSDRCGSYSLSADVSESESCSSFSARRFDAEGASSSANLSPRPVAAHFNFPPAQVMLPVIGGKDVVVWDHKRDLDLSEVEMMKERFAKLLLGEDMSGGGKGVCTALAISNAITNLSATVFGELWRLEPLAPQKKTMWRREMEWLLCVSDSIVELVPSVQQFPGGGTYEVMATRPRSDLYINLPALKKLDGMLLNMLDGFHDTQFWYVDRGIILGDSKDCDAYGRPSVRQEEKWWLPSPKLPPNGLSEESRKRLQQCRDCTNQILKAAVAINTSVLAEMEIPGAYIESLPKNGKACLGDIIYRYITADQFSPECLLDCLDLSTEHHTLDIANRIEAAIHVWRLKDHKKHLSSAKSRRSWGGKVKGLVADGEKNKNNFLAQRAETLLESLKHRFPGLPQTALDMAKIQYNKDVGQSILESYSRVMESLAFNIMARIDDVLYVDDSIKRCAAADSLSLFSRGGFGGMPIQKRFSPSPFSIQHTPYASPFATPTFCSSTPVTGSPCSPARIHDVKRNAPKEGADSKTEKLATSEFERVWSYAGNLSARRASGDAPERD; translated from the exons ATGGGGAGCGTTTCGTCCGAAGATGGTTCCGACCGTTGTGGGAGTTATAGCCTCAGTGCTGATGTCAGCGAGTCCGAGAGCTGCAGCAGCTTCTCCGCACGCCGCTTCGACGCCGAGGGAGCTTCCAGCTCCGCCAACCTCTCGCCGCGGCCCGTCGCTGCTCACTTTAACTTCCCGCCGGCACAGGTAATGCTTCCCGTCATTGGCGGCAAAGACGTCGTCGTTTGGGATCACAAGCGTGACCTCGATTTGTCGG AAGtggaaatgatgaaggagaGGTTTGCTAAGCTGCTTCTGGGAGAGGACATGTCTGGAGGCGGAAAAGGGGTGTGTACTGCACTTGCAATCTCCAATGCAATAACTAATCTCTCTG CAACCGTTTTTGGCGAACTGTGGAGGTTGGAGCCACTGGCGCCACAGAAGAAAACCATGTGGCGTAGAGAAATGGAGTGGCTGTTATGTGTGAGTGATTCCATTGTGGAGTTAGTGCCATCTGTGCAGCAGTTTCCTGGGGGTGGAACCTATGAGGTGATGGCCACGCGGCCTCGCTCGGATTTGTATATCAATCTTCCGGCTCTGAAGAAGCTTGATGGGATGCTGCTTAATATGCTTGATGGGTTTCATGACACGCAGTTTTGGTATGTTGACCGGGGAATTATATTGGGTGATTCCAAGGATTGTGATGCCTATGGTAGACCTTCGGTTAGGCAAGAGGAGAAATGGTGGCTTCCCTCTCCCAAGCTTCCCCCAAATGGCTTGTCCGAGGAAAGTAGGAAAAGGTTGCAGCAGTGTAGGGATTGCACCAATCAGATTCTAAAAGCTGCTGTTGCAATTAATACTTCTGTTCTTGCTGAAATGGAAATTCCCGGTGCCTACATTGAGTCCTTGCCCAAG AATGGAAAGGCTTGTCTAGGGGATATAATCTATCGATACATAACGGCAGACCAGTTCTCGCCTGAATGTCTCCTTGATTGCCTGGATCTTTCAACAGAGCACCACACTCTGGATATAGCTAATAGAATTGAGGCTGCTATACATGTATGGAGGCTGAAGGACCATAAGAAACATCTAAGTTCAGCAAAATCCAGACGGTCTTGGGGTGGAAAGGTGAAGGGACTTGTTGCTGATGGTGAGAAGAACAAGAACAACTTTCTTGCCCAACGGGCTGAGACGCTTCTAGAAAGCTTGAAACACAGATTTCCAGGGCTCCCTCAGACTGCACTAGATATGGCCAAAATTCAATATAATAAG GATGTTGGACAGTCTATTCTTGAAAGTTATTCAAGAGTGATGGAGAGCTTGGCCTTTAACATAATGGCCAGGATAGATGATGTCctatatgtagatgatagcatAAAGCGGTGTGCAGCTGCAGATTCTCTCTCGTTGTTCAGCAGGGGAGGTTTTGGAGGCATGCCCATTCAGAAGCGATTCTCTCCTAGTCCCTTCTCAATTCAGCACACCCCATATGCCTCCCCATTTGCAACGCCAACATTTTGTTCCTCCACTCCTGTTACTGGGAGCCCTTGCAGTCCTGCAAGGATACATGATGTGAAAAGGAATGCTCCAAAGGAGGGTGCAGATTCGAAGACTGAAAAGTTGGCCACATCTGAGTTTGAGAGGGTTTGGTCATATGCCGGAAACCTCAGTGCAAGAAGAGCATCTGGCGATGCTCCAGAAAGAGACTGA